Proteins from a genomic interval of Aureimonas sp. AU20:
- the ftsZ gene encoding cell division protein FtsZ encodes MSITLQKPDITELKPRITVFGVGGGGCNAVNNMINAGLEGVEFVIANTDAQALRSSRAERIIQMGVAVTEGLGAGSQPEVGRAAAEESLDEICDHLLGSHMCFVTAGMGGGTGTGAAPVVARAAREKGILTVGVVTKPFHFEGQRRLRIAEQGIEELQKNVDTLIVIPNQNLFRIANDKTTFADAFGMADQVLYSGVACITDLMVKEGLINLDFADVRSVMREMGKAMMGTGEASGEGRAMAAAEAAIANPLLDETSMKGAKGLLISITGGRDLTLFEVDEAATRIREEVDQDANIILGATFDESLEGVIRVSVVATGIDKAAMEVYERAAETRAAAARAAVPAAAPAPQPAPVQTAPALQPAAVVAAPQPQQPRPAPVAQAADMEDDFTAALQAEIAQVQPRPAAPRAPITQAAQTRMPRVEDFPPVVQAEIERRSGSMEPAAEDRGPMGLLRRLTTGLSRREEDEVVLSDQNRQPRPQGERRPTEASPYAPRRSAADSAARPPVAARPIGDEDQLEIPAFLRRQSN; translated from the coding sequence ATGAGCATCACCCTGCAGAAGCCCGACATCACCGAACTCAAGCCCCGGATCACCGTCTTCGGCGTCGGCGGCGGCGGCTGCAACGCCGTCAACAACATGATCAACGCCGGTCTCGAAGGCGTGGAGTTCGTGATCGCCAACACCGACGCCCAGGCGCTGCGCTCCTCGCGCGCCGAGCGCATCATCCAGATGGGCGTCGCCGTGACCGAAGGCCTCGGCGCCGGTTCGCAGCCCGAGGTCGGCCGCGCGGCCGCCGAAGAATCGCTGGACGAGATCTGCGATCATCTTCTCGGCTCGCACATGTGCTTCGTCACCGCCGGCATGGGCGGCGGCACCGGCACGGGCGCGGCCCCCGTCGTCGCCCGCGCGGCGCGCGAAAAAGGCATCCTCACGGTCGGCGTCGTCACCAAGCCGTTCCACTTCGAGGGCCAGCGCCGTCTGCGCATCGCCGAGCAGGGCATCGAAGAGCTGCAGAAGAATGTCGACACGCTGATCGTCATTCCGAACCAGAACCTCTTCCGCATTGCCAACGACAAGACGACCTTCGCCGACGCCTTCGGCATGGCCGATCAGGTTCTTTATTCCGGCGTCGCCTGCATCACCGACCTGATGGTCAAGGAAGGCCTCATCAACCTCGACTTCGCGGACGTTCGCTCCGTGATGCGCGAGATGGGCAAGGCCATGATGGGCACGGGCGAGGCGTCCGGCGAGGGCCGCGCCATGGCCGCCGCCGAGGCCGCGATCGCCAACCCGCTGCTGGACGAAACCTCGATGAAGGGCGCCAAGGGCCTCCTCATCTCCATCACCGGCGGGCGTGACCTCACGCTGTTCGAGGTGGACGAGGCGGCGACCCGCATCCGCGAGGAAGTGGATCAGGACGCCAACATCATCCTCGGCGCGACCTTCGACGAGAGCCTGGAAGGCGTGATCCGCGTGTCGGTGGTCGCCACCGGCATCGACAAGGCCGCGATGGAAGTCTACGAGCGCGCCGCCGAAACGCGGGCCGCCGCTGCCCGCGCCGCCGTGCCGGCAGCAGCGCCCGCGCCGCAGCCGGCCCCGGTGCAGACCGCACCGGCTCTCCAGCCGGCCGCCGTCGTCGCCGCGCCGCAGCCCCAGCAGCCGCGTCCGGCTCCGGTCGCCCAGGCGGCCGACATGGAGGACGACTTCACCGCCGCTCTCCAGGCCGAGATCGCCCAGGTCCAGCCCCGCCCGGCGGCGCCTCGCGCGCCGATCACCCAGGCCGCCCAGACCCGCATGCCGCGCGTGGAAGACTTCCCGCCCGTGGTGCAGGCCGAGATCGAGCGTCGCAGCGGCTCCATGGAGCCGGCGGCCGAGGATCGCGGTCCGATGGGCTTACTGCGTCGCCTCACCACCGGCCTGTCGCGCCGCGAGGAGGACGAGGTGGTCCTGAGCGATCAGAACCGCCAGCCGCGCCCGCAGGGCGAGCGTCGTCCGACCGAGGCAAGCCCCTACGCTCCGCGCCGTTCGGCCGCCGATTCCGCCGCCCGCCCGCCGGTCGCCGCGCGCCCGATCGGCGACGAGGACCAGCTCGAAATCCCGGCTTTCCTGCGTCGTCAGTCGAACTGA
- a CDS encoding 3'-5' exonuclease, translating to MTILAIDFETATSAAASACAVGLAFIEDGAVTQRSYSLIRPADLRFDPGNIRVHGIRPHDVLDAPSFPQVFAGFADRLDGALVVAHNASFDLKVLRESLSLYNLPLPRFSALCTVALSRRLWPDSPNHKLSTMAARFGLGFRHHHAGDDAYACATIALEGVQASGARDVNEMTDHLGLRRAVTAQRARAAGGIADRALKAQVRPAGAATKGPFRFTVRGSRGTPYDVLLAPFGVAGAWRLACSCPGARFRSECRHVRALHEGDFTDLVPTEAPAMAHLERFVLERARV from the coding sequence ATGACCATCCTCGCCATCGATTTCGAGACCGCCACCAGCGCGGCGGCCAGCGCCTGCGCCGTCGGCCTCGCCTTTATCGAGGACGGCGCGGTGACGCAGCGGTCCTATAGCCTGATCCGGCCGGCCGACCTTCGCTTCGACCCCGGCAATATCCGCGTTCACGGCATTCGACCGCATGACGTGCTGGATGCGCCGAGCTTCCCGCAAGTCTTCGCCGGATTTGCGGATCGGCTGGACGGCGCGCTCGTGGTCGCTCACAATGCGAGCTTCGACCTGAAGGTGCTGCGCGAAAGCCTGTCGCTCTACAATCTGCCGCTGCCGCGCTTCTCCGCGCTCTGCACGGTGGCTCTGTCGCGTCGGCTCTGGCCGGATTCGCCCAACCACAAGCTCTCCACCATGGCGGCGCGCTTCGGCCTGGGCTTTCGCCATCACCATGCCGGCGACGACGCCTATGCCTGCGCCACCATCGCGTTGGAGGGCGTCCAGGCCTCCGGCGCGCGGGACGTGAACGAAATGACCGACCACCTGGGTCTGCGCCGCGCCGTCACCGCGCAGCGGGCGCGGGCTGCGGGCGGCATCGCAGACCGGGCCTTGAAGGCGCAGGTGCGCCCGGCGGGCGCGGCCACCAAGGGGCCGTTCCGCTTCACCGTGCGCGGCTCGCGCGGCACGCCCTATGATGTCCTGCTCGCGCCCTTCGGCGTTGCTGGCGCCTGGCGTCTCGCCTGCTCCTGCCCCGGCGCGCGCTTTCGCTCGGAATGCCGGCATGTCCGCGCACTGCACGAGGGCGACTTCACCGATCTCGTCCCGACCGAGGCGCCGGCCATGGCTCATCTCGAACGCTTCGTGCTGGAGCGGGCGAGGGTCTGA
- a CDS encoding outer membrane protein assembly factor BamD codes for MALALAASTLLLSGCMSSKDNDVDALALASQTEPADVLYNQGLANLESGRLGEAAKKFEAVDKQHPYSEYARKALVMRAFASYRKGDYDEAVSSAKRYLATYPGSSEAAYAQYIIGLSYFRQIPDVTRDQTDTARAVAAMQEVVDRYPTSEYVEDAKAKVRIGRDQLAGKEMQVGRYYLERREYIAAINRFKNVVDTFPQTRHVEEALARLTEAYYAMGLTQEAQASASVLGQNFPESQWYKDSYALLQTNGLQPRAGTGNSWFGNATRLITGAGRDPVPQTTAAASASATQLRAPRV; via the coding sequence ATGGCGCTGGCTCTGGCCGCGTCGACGCTGCTGCTCTCGGGCTGCATGTCGTCGAAGGACAACGATGTCGACGCGCTCGCCCTCGCATCGCAGACCGAACCGGCCGACGTGCTCTACAACCAGGGCCTCGCCAATCTGGAAAGCGGGCGACTGGGCGAAGCGGCCAAGAAGTTCGAGGCCGTCGACAAGCAGCATCCCTATTCCGAATACGCCCGCAAGGCGCTGGTGATGCGCGCCTTCGCCAGCTACCGCAAGGGCGACTATGACGAGGCCGTGTCCTCGGCTAAGCGTTATCTCGCGACCTATCCGGGGTCGAGCGAGGCGGCCTACGCTCAGTATATTATCGGCCTGTCCTATTTCCGGCAGATCCCGGACGTGACGCGCGACCAGACCGACACCGCGCGCGCCGTGGCCGCGATGCAGGAAGTGGTCGATCGCTATCCCACTTCCGAGTATGTCGAGGATGCCAAGGCCAAGGTCCGCATCGGCCGCGACCAGCTCGCCGGCAAGGAGATGCAGGTCGGCCGCTATTATCTGGAGCGGCGCGAATACATCGCGGCGATCAACCGCTTCAAGAACGTCGTCGACACGTTCCCGCAGACCCGCCACGTCGAGGAAGCGCTCGCCCGCCTGACGGAAGCCTATTACGCCATGGGCCTGACGCAGGAAGCGCAGGCCTCCGCTTCGGTGCTGGGCCAGAACTTCCCCGAGTCGCAGTGGTACAAGGACTCCTACGCCCTTCTGCAGACCAACGGCCTTCAGCCGCGCGCGGGTACCGGCAATTCCTGGTTCGGCAACGCCACGCGCCTCATCACCGGCGCCGGGCGCGATCCCGTGCCGCAGACGACCGCTGCGGCGTCCGCCTCGGCCACCCAGCTTCGCGCCCCGCGCGTTTGA
- the lpxC gene encoding UDP-3-O-acyl-N-acetylglucosamine deacetylase, which produces MVTKQHTIGARIGFEGVGVHSGATVELSLHPAEPDTGIVFHVFEPSGLIHEIPAVSANVSSTDLSTIVGDLKGAHVATIEHLMAALYAMEVDNVVVQIDGRETPIMDGGAGAFVRAIEQAGLVAQRASRRFIRVLKTVRIERNGGFAEYRPYDGTRFEIDIEFATAAIGRQSFSGDLSPSLFREELANARTFGFMKDVERLWASGHALGSSLENSVVIGDDDKVINPGGLRYVDEFVRHKTLDAVGDQALAGYRILGCYRSFRGGHRLNAMALEALMSDRSAYEIVDGTQRFAPLRQSPLVAAAAPTFGPQIL; this is translated from the coding sequence GTGGTCACGAAGCAGCACACGATTGGCGCGCGGATCGGGTTCGAGGGCGTGGGCGTCCATAGCGGCGCGACGGTCGAACTGTCGCTGCATCCCGCCGAGCCCGACACGGGCATCGTGTTCCACGTCTTCGAGCCCTCGGGCCTGATCCACGAAATCCCTGCCGTCTCCGCCAACGTCTCGTCCACCGATCTCTCCACGATCGTCGGCGACCTCAAGGGCGCTCATGTGGCGACGATCGAGCATCTTATGGCTGCGCTCTACGCCATGGAGGTCGACAACGTCGTGGTGCAGATCGACGGCCGCGAGACGCCGATCATGGACGGTGGGGCAGGGGCCTTCGTTCGCGCCATCGAGCAGGCCGGACTTGTCGCCCAGCGCGCCTCGCGCCGCTTCATCCGCGTCCTCAAGACGGTGCGCATCGAGCGCAACGGCGGCTTCGCCGAGTACCGCCCCTATGATGGCACCCGCTTCGAGATCGACATCGAGTTCGCCACCGCCGCGATCGGCCGCCAGAGCTTCTCGGGCGACCTGTCGCCCAGCCTCTTCCGCGAGGAACTCGCCAACGCCCGCACCTTCGGCTTCATGAAGGATGTCGAGCGTCTCTGGGCCTCGGGCCACGCACTCGGCTCCTCGCTGGAAAACTCGGTCGTGATCGGCGACGACGACAAGGTCATCAATCCGGGCGGCCTGCGCTATGTCGACGAGTTCGTTCGTCACAAGACGCTGGACGCCGTGGGCGATCAGGCGCTGGCTGGCTATCGCATCCTCGGTTGCTACCGCTCGTTCCGCGGCGGTCATCGCCTTAACGCCATGGCGCTGGAAGCCCTGATGTCGGATCGCTCGGCCTACGAGATCGTGGATGGCACCCAGCGCTTCGCGCCGCTGCGCCAGTCGCCGCTGGTGGCGGCCGCCGCTCCCACCTTCGGCCCGCAGATTCTCTAA
- the recN gene encoding DNA repair protein RecN, producing MLVHLSIRDIVLIDRLDLGLNHGLSVLTGETGAGKSILLDALSLALGGRGDGGLVRHGSKQGEVSAVFDLPAAHPARRLLLDNGFDDDGDVILRRVQSADGRTRVFINDRPSSVGLMREIGTTLVEIHGQHDDRALVDPEAHRQLLDEYGGLATEAGTVAEAFGAWRKAETELSRHRARVEAAAREADYLRASVEELTTLSPLAGEEEELAEKRQVMMRSEKIATDVNDAHEELAGPQSPIPGLASLLRRLDRKKDELPGLLDEALARVETALDALSDAQMCLQGALRTLEFDPRALEQCEERLFALRAAGRKYNVPVDELADLTAKMVADLAELDAGEERLVKLEADVAERREVFDRLAADLSVKRRDTAVHLEAAVMSELPDMKLERAAFIVELTSDPQARAASGIDTAEFWVRTNPGTRAGPMMKVASGGELSRFLLALKVALADKGSAPTLVFDEIDTGVGGAVADAIGRRLARLADRVQVLSVTHAPQVAARATTHLLISKAEMTPGDERLSTRVATIDVPARREEIARMLAGDIVTDEARAAAARLIGVAG from the coding sequence ATGCTTGTTCACCTTTCGATCCGCGACATCGTCCTTATCGACCGGCTCGATCTCGGGCTGAACCACGGGCTGTCCGTCCTCACGGGCGAGACGGGCGCGGGTAAGTCCATCCTGCTGGATGCCCTGTCGCTCGCGCTCGGCGGGCGCGGCGATGGCGGGCTGGTGCGCCACGGCTCCAAGCAGGGCGAGGTTTCGGCGGTGTTCGACCTGCCGGCCGCCCATCCCGCCCGGCGTCTGCTTCTCGACAACGGCTTCGACGACGACGGCGACGTGATCCTGCGCCGCGTGCAGAGCGCCGACGGGCGCACCCGCGTGTTCATCAACGATCGCCCGTCCAGCGTCGGCCTGATGCGCGAGATAGGCACGACGCTGGTGGAGATCCACGGCCAGCACGACGACCGCGCGCTGGTCGATCCCGAAGCCCATCGCCAGCTGCTGGACGAATATGGCGGCCTCGCCACGGAGGCCGGCACCGTGGCCGAGGCCTTTGGCGCCTGGCGCAAGGCCGAGACGGAACTGTCGCGCCACCGGGCGCGGGTGGAGGCCGCGGCGCGCGAGGCCGATTATCTCCGCGCTTCGGTGGAGGAATTGACGACGCTCTCGCCGCTGGCGGGCGAGGAAGAGGAACTGGCCGAGAAGCGTCAGGTCATGATGCGCTCGGAAAAGATCGCGACCGACGTCAACGACGCGCACGAGGAACTGGCCGGCCCGCAGTCGCCCATTCCCGGCCTTGCCAGCCTGCTGCGCCGGCTCGACCGCAAGAAGGACGAGTTGCCCGGCCTTCTGGACGAGGCGCTGGCGCGGGTGGAAACCGCGCTGGACGCGCTGTCCGACGCGCAGATGTGCCTGCAGGGCGCCCTGCGCACGCTGGAGTTCGACCCGCGCGCGCTCGAACAATGCGAGGAGCGCCTCTTCGCGCTGCGCGCGGCCGGCCGCAAGTACAACGTGCCGGTGGACGAACTGGCCGATCTCACCGCCAAGATGGTGGCCGATCTCGCCGAGCTGGATGCCGGCGAGGAACGGCTCGTGAAGCTCGAGGCCGATGTCGCCGAGCGGCGTGAGGTCTTCGACAGGCTCGCCGCCGATCTCTCGGTCAAGCGCCGCGACACGGCCGTTCATCTGGAAGCGGCCGTCATGTCCGAGCTTCCCGACATGAAGCTCGAACGCGCCGCCTTTATCGTGGAACTGACGAGTGATCCGCAAGCGCGGGCGGCGAGCGGCATCGACACGGCGGAGTTCTGGGTTCGCACCAATCCCGGCACGCGGGCCGGGCCGATGATGAAGGTCGCCTCGGGCGGCGAACTGTCGCGCTTCCTCCTGGCGCTGAAGGTCGCGCTGGCCGACAAGGGCTCGGCGCCGACCCTTGTCTTCGACGAGATCGACACGGGCGTCGGCGGCGCGGTGGCGGACGCGATCGGCCGCCGCCTGGCGCGGCTGGCGGACCGGGTGCAGGTTCTCTCCGTCACCCACGCGCCGCAGGTGGCCGCGCGCGCCACCACGCATCTCCTGATTTCCAAGGCCGAGATGACGCCCGGCGACGAGCGCCTGTCGACCCGCGTCGCCACGATCGACGTTCCCGCCCGGCGCGAGGAAATCGCCCGCATGCTGGCCGGCGATATCGTGACCGACGAGGCGCGGGCCGCGGCGGCGCGGCTGATCGGCGTCGCCGGCTAA
- a CDS encoding AzlD family protein: MSETWVIILASAVLTYLTRVGGHLVLARMERVPPRLEAALDAVPAAVLTSIVMPVFIDGDIAEKVVILLCAVFALRLSLLATVVLGTVLVALARAAGLA; the protein is encoded by the coding sequence ATGAGCGAGACCTGGGTCATCATCCTCGCCTCTGCCGTGCTCACCTATCTCACGCGCGTCGGCGGGCATCTCGTTTTGGCGCGGATGGAGCGCGTGCCCCCGCGCCTGGAAGCGGCGCTCGACGCCGTGCCCGCGGCCGTTCTCACCAGCATCGTCATGCCTGTCTTCATCGACGGCGACATCGCCGAGAAGGTGGTGATCCTCCTGTGCGCCGTTTTCGCCCTGCGCCTGTCGCTGCTCGCCACCGTCGTTCTCGGCACGGTTCTGGTGGCGCTGGCGCGCGCGGCCGGCTTGGCCTGA
- the ligA gene encoding NAD-dependent DNA ligase LigA — translation MSDLFDLDTMTPAEAAAELERLSLEIAEHNRRYHEDDAPTVTDAEFDALRRRNEAIEARFPDLVRADTPSRKVGSAPSAKFAKIRHAVPMLSLDNAFADEDVADFARRVRRFLGLSEDAKLAITAEPKIDGLSLSLRYEKGRLVSAATRGDGQVGEDVTANARTLDDIPGELTGFSPEIFEVRGEVYMTHADFAALNARLLAEAGEGAEGEGEGARKARQFANPRNAAAGSLRQKDATVTKSRPLRFFAYAWGQTSELPGETQSEVVAALQAMGFQTNAVPQNGRTEPLMRRLETVDGLIEHYRRIEAERASLGYDIDGVVYKVDDLEQQRELGFVSRAPRWAIAHKFSAEQATTVVEEIVINVGRTGKLAPLAKLRPVTVGGVVVSNVTLHNEDYVAGRDADGQPIRGGRDIRIGDTVVIQRAGDVIPQVVDVVIEKRPDGAEPFLYPDHCPICGSKAEREINPRTGRLDSVRRCTAAMTCPAQAKEGLKHFVSRNAFDIEGLGGTFVEELFDAGLARQPADLFRMEFDRLRDVIEARRRALSEARRQAEGKAEPAKPAKRNETTKAIDNLLGAIEARKTVSLDRFIFALGIPEIGEASAKALARHFDDVRALIGGVDAAERGRPGEDWAELSSLNTIGGVTFERLMTVDEAKLNDTEWKPLRDGELGLKANQRVALRERYGEEGEGLVEALRRAKAGAPGDAFLRLTRDGDIGTVATLSLIHFFAEAHNREAVEALLDAGVSTTNERAAPPPASSPVRDKIVVFTGTLEKMTRGEAKERAEALGAKVSGSVSKKTDLVVAGPGAGSKLVDAQKHGVKVISEDEWLAMIG, via the coding sequence ATGTCCGACCTTTTCGATCTCGACACGATGACTCCGGCCGAGGCGGCGGCGGAGCTGGAACGGCTCTCTCTCGAAATCGCCGAGCACAATCGGCGCTATCACGAAGACGACGCGCCAACCGTCACCGACGCCGAGTTCGACGCGCTGCGTCGGCGCAACGAGGCGATCGAAGCGCGCTTTCCCGATCTGGTGCGGGCGGACACACCCTCCCGCAAGGTCGGCTCGGCGCCGTCCGCCAAGTTCGCCAAGATCCGGCACGCCGTGCCCATGCTCTCGCTCGACAACGCCTTCGCGGACGAGGATGTCGCCGACTTCGCCCGCCGCGTGCGCCGCTTCCTCGGCCTGTCGGAGGATGCCAAGCTCGCCATCACGGCCGAGCCGAAGATCGACGGCCTGTCCCTCTCTCTACGCTACGAAAAGGGGCGCCTCGTCTCGGCCGCGACGCGCGGCGACGGTCAGGTGGGCGAGGACGTGACGGCCAATGCCAGGACGCTGGACGACATTCCGGGCGAGCTGACGGGTTTTTCGCCCGAAATCTTCGAGGTGCGCGGCGAGGTCTACATGACCCATGCCGACTTCGCCGCCCTCAACGCCCGGCTTCTGGCGGAAGCCGGCGAAGGGGCAGAGGGCGAAGGCGAGGGCGCCCGGAAGGCGCGCCAGTTCGCCAACCCGCGCAACGCGGCCGCCGGCTCGCTGCGCCAGAAGGACGCCACCGTCACCAAGTCCCGGCCCCTGCGCTTCTTCGCCTATGCCTGGGGACAGACGAGCGAGCTGCCGGGCGAGACGCAGAGCGAGGTCGTGGCCGCTCTCCAGGCGATGGGCTTCCAGACCAATGCCGTGCCGCAGAACGGGCGCACCGAGCCCCTGATGCGCCGCTTGGAGACAGTCGACGGCCTGATCGAGCACTACCGCCGCATCGAGGCGGAGCGAGCGAGCCTGGGCTACGACATCGACGGCGTCGTCTACAAGGTGGACGATCTCGAACAGCAGCGCGAACTCGGCTTCGTTTCGCGCGCGCCGCGCTGGGCCATCGCGCACAAGTTCTCCGCCGAGCAGGCGACCACGGTCGTGGAGGAGATCGTCATCAATGTCGGCCGCACGGGCAAGCTCGCGCCGCTGGCCAAGCTGCGGCCGGTGACGGTCGGCGGCGTCGTCGTGTCGAACGTCACGCTGCACAACGAGGACTATGTGGCCGGGCGCGATGCCGACGGCCAACCGATCCGGGGTGGGCGCGACATTCGCATCGGTGACACGGTGGTGATCCAGCGCGCGGGCGACGTGATCCCGCAGGTCGTGGACGTCGTCATCGAGAAGCGACCCGACGGCGCCGAGCCCTTCCTCTATCCCGACCATTGCCCGATCTGCGGCTCCAAGGCGGAGCGCGAGATCAATCCGCGCACCGGGCGGCTGGACTCCGTGCGCCGCTGCACGGCGGCCATGACATGCCCCGCCCAGGCCAAGGAAGGGCTGAAGCATTTCGTCTCGCGCAACGCCTTCGACATCGAGGGATTGGGGGGGACTTTCGTGGAGGAGCTGTTCGACGCCGGCCTCGCGCGCCAGCCCGCCGACCTCTTTCGCATGGAGTTCGATCGGCTGCGCGATGTGATCGAGGCGCGCCGTCGCGCCTTGTCCGAGGCGCGCCGACAGGCCGAGGGCAAGGCCGAGCCGGCCAAGCCCGCCAAACGCAACGAGACCACCAAGGCGATCGACAATCTTCTCGGCGCCATCGAGGCGAGAAAGACCGTCTCGCTCGACCGCTTCATCTTCGCGCTCGGAATCCCTGAGATCGGCGAAGCTTCGGCCAAGGCGCTGGCGCGTCACTTCGACGATGTGCGCGCGCTGATCGGGGGGGTGGACGCCGCCGAGCGCGGGCGCCCGGGCGAAGACTGGGCGGAGCTGAGCTCGCTGAACACGATCGGCGGCGTGACCTTCGAGCGGCTCATGACGGTGGACGAGGCCAAGCTGAACGACACCGAATGGAAGCCGCTGCGCGACGGTGAGCTCGGTCTCAAGGCCAACCAGCGCGTGGCGTTGCGCGAGCGCTATGGCGAGGAAGGCGAAGGCCTGGTGGAGGCGCTGCGCCGCGCCAAGGCCGGCGCGCCGGGCGATGCCTTCCTGCGGCTGACGCGCGACGGCGACATCGGCACGGTCGCAACGCTGTCACTCATCCATTTCTTCGCCGAAGCGCACAATCGCGAGGCGGTCGAGGCGCTGCTCGACGCCGGCGTCTCAACCACCAACGAGCGCGCCGCGCCGCCGCCCGCTTCCTCCCCGGTCAGGGACAAGATCGTCGTCTTCACCGGCACGTTGGAGAAGATGACGCGCGGCGAGGCGAAGGAACGGGCCGAGGCGCTGGGCGCCAAGGTCTCGGGTTCCGTGTCGAAGAAGACCGATCTCGTGGTGGCGGGGCCCGGCGCCGGCTCCAAGCTCGTGGACGCGCAGAAGCACGGGGTCAAGGTCATTTCCGAAGACGAGTGGCTGGCGATGATCGGCTGA
- a CDS encoding AzlC family ABC transporter permease — protein sequence MSRSSEFRLGVAHSAPLLLALMPFGAVYGALATRTGFDLAETLGFSLTVYAGSSQFLALQMIGTGAPVWAILIGVFAINFRHVLYSASVGRHLTRFNAWEKALAFFLLVDPSFAAAEARASEGRVRKTYYFTFALMLYVGWALATLLGALFGRLIENPERYALDFALPIYFLAQTMAFRHRRQFWPVAGTSALAALVAYATLGSPWHVTLGGLAGILVAALRNPEKRAAQ from the coding sequence GTGTCCCGCTCTTCCGAATTCCGCTTGGGCGTCGCCCATTCCGCGCCGCTGCTCCTCGCGCTCATGCCCTTCGGCGCCGTTTACGGCGCGCTCGCCACGCGCACGGGCTTCGACCTTGCCGAGACGCTCGGCTTCTCGCTCACCGTCTATGCCGGCTCCAGCCAGTTCCTGGCCCTTCAAATGATCGGCACCGGTGCGCCGGTCTGGGCCATCCTGATCGGCGTCTTCGCCATCAACTTCCGCCATGTCCTCTATTCCGCCTCCGTCGGGCGGCATCTCACGCGCTTCAACGCCTGGGAAAAGGCGCTGGCCTTCTTCCTCTTGGTTGACCCGTCCTTCGCGGCGGCGGAAGCGCGGGCGAGCGAGGGGCGGGTGCGCAAGACCTACTACTTCACCTTCGCGCTGATGCTCTATGTCGGCTGGGCCTTGGCGACGCTGCTCGGCGCGTTGTTCGGGCGTTTGATCGAGAACCCTGAGCGCTACGCGCTCGACTTCGCGCTACCGATCTACTTCCTGGCGCAGACCATGGCCTTCCGCCATCGCCGCCAGTTCTGGCCGGTGGCCGGCACCAGCGCGCTCGCGGCGCTCGTCGCCTATGCCACGCTCGGCTCGCCCTGGCATGTCACGCTCGGCGGGCTCGCCGGCATTCTCGTGGCCGCGCTGCGCAACCCCGAAAAGAGGGCCGCGCAATGA
- a CDS encoding Tim44 domain-containing protein has translation MNPSRTGRFTALLAVLTLVFSTMVVDYAEARRGGSFGSRGGRTYQSAPATNTAPSVAPVQRSMTTPGQATGAAAAARPAAGQRSGLFGGGFGGAMMRGLLIGGLFGLLMGSGFGGLAGMLGLLVQVALIGLLVMLALRFFRSRSGQTAAAGGPNPASGNRSMYEGRDPNNGRSPGTSGLGGMGGLGSRSAASTKPGKGGDEIGISEQDLNIFESRLKALQAAYSREDYEALREIATPEIVSYLSEELAQNASRGVRNEARDVELLQGDVAESWREGTRDYATVAMRYGMIDVVRDRQSGRVVEGDETKRVESTEIWTFVRERGTEWKLSAIQEA, from the coding sequence ATGAACCCCTCCCGAACCGGACGTTTCACGGCTTTGCTCGCCGTGCTGACGCTGGTCTTCTCGACGATGGTCGTGGACTATGCGGAAGCGCGCCGTGGCGGCAGCTTCGGCAGCCGCGGCGGCCGCACCTACCAGTCCGCGCCGGCCACCAACACGGCACCGAGCGTTGCGCCCGTGCAGCGCTCCATGACAACGCCGGGCCAGGCGACGGGCGCTGCGGCGGCGGCACGCCCGGCGGCGGGCCAGCGCTCCGGCCTGTTCGGCGGCGGCTTCGGCGGCGCGATGATGCGCGGCCTTTTGATCGGCGGCCTGTTCGGCCTTCTGATGGGCTCGGGCTTCGGCGGCCTCGCGGGCATGCTCGGCCTTCTCGTCCAGGTCGCGCTGATCGGTCTTCTCGTCATGCTGGCGCTGCGCTTCTTCCGCTCGCGCTCGGGCCAGACGGCGGCGGCGGGGGGCCCCAACCCGGCCTCCGGGAACCGCTCGATGTACGAGGGTCGCGATCCCAACAACGGTCGCAGCCCGGGCACCAGCGGTCTCGGCGGCATGGGCGGTCTCGGCAGCCGCTCGGCCGCGTCCACCAAGCCCGGCAAGGGCGGCGACGAGATCGGCATTTCGGAGCAGGACCTCAACATCTTCGAGAGCCGCCTGAAGGCGCTTCAGGCCGCCTATAGCCGCGAGGACTACGAGGCCCTGCGCGAGATCGCGACGCCGGAAATCGTCTCCTATCTTTCGGAAGAGCTGGCGCAGAACGCCTCGCGCGGGGTGCGCAACGAGGCGCGCGATGTCGAGCTTCTGCAGGGTGACGTGGCCGAAAGCTGGCGCGAAGGCACGCGCGACTACGCCACCGTCGCGATGCGCTACGGCATGATCGACGTGGTGCGCGACCGTCAGTCGGGCCGCGTGGTGGAAGGCGACGAGACCAAGCGCGTCGAGTCCACCGAAATCTGGACCTTCGTGCGCGAGCGCGGCACCGAGTGGAAGCTTTCGGCGATCCAGGAAGCCTGA